From the Nostoc sp. PCC 7107 genome, the window ATTTAACCTGAAAACTCGGCAACCAATTTTGACTAATGGTGTTGTCGCTAGTGAAGCTGTGAATGAATCTGTAGGGGTGTAAGGAAAGTAGGTTGGGTGAAGCGATAGCGAAACCCAACAAAATCTAATCAGGTTTTTAACGAACCACAGAGACGCAGAGGTCGCTGAGAGAAGATCGCACTACACTTTATGATCAAACCACCAAGGGTCTTGATTTGAATTGGTTTTAATCAAAAACGCTTTTTTACGCAAGAACCGTTTGAGGGCGGCTGTACCCATACGTGAACCGCCTAAACCGGAGAATTTGAAAGCGTTTTTTTCGCCTTCGTGCATAATGGCGGTGAGGGCGGCATCATTAATACTGATAGCACCTGCATCAATTTGTTGGGCAACTGTGATAGCTTCAGTTTCAGTTTCTGCAAACACCGCCGCACTCAGTCCATAAATTGAATCGTTCGCTAAATTTACTGCTTCCTCAACTGTGGTAAAAGGCATGATTGGCATGATAGGGCCAAATGTCTCTTCCGTCATGACTTTCATTGTATGGTTAACATGAGTTAGCACTGTGGGACGACACCACCAACCACCGCCTAACTCTTCAACTTTACCGCCGCAATGTATCACCGCACCTTTTTCTACCGCATCGGCGAGATGTTCGTTAATTATCCCAGCTTGTCTTTCGGCAATAATCGGGCCGATTTCGCCACTTTCAACTGTCGGATGGGCTAGTTGTAGGCGATGCGCTTTCGCTACTAACTGATGATAAAACTTTTCCAAGATAGATTCGGCGACGTAAATACGCTCAATTGATAAACATGATTGTCCGGTGTTGACGACGGAACCCCATAAAATCGCTGATGTGGCTAATTCTAAATCGGCAGATTCCAACACGATCGCCGGATCTTTCCCGCCCAATTCCAAAAAAGCGGGGATAAATCTTTGTGCGGCGGCTTCTGCAACTTTGCGTCCAGTGGCGACACTACCTGTAAAACAAACTAAATCTACATTCTCAATTAAAGCCGCTCCAGTTTCTCCCGCGCCTTCCACAAAACTGAAAACATCACGCAAGGCGGGAACTTGATTAATTGCAGCAATAAGTGGGGCGATGAAACGCGGTGCAATTTCACTGGGTTTGACAACCACAGCACAACCCGCCAGCAGTGCGGGAATACTATCTATAGTAGACAGCAACAAAGGAAAATTCCAGGGACTAATTACCCCAACTACAGGGTAAGGCGTTGATGTTTGTTGTAGGGCGATAAAGGGAATTGATGTATTTTTGGCAGAATCTTGTAATAAGTCTGGCGCTAATCCACACCAGCGATCGATGCTAGAAAGGAATGAGTCGATTTCCATCACCGAGATAGATAATCTACCTGTATCATTGACCAAAGCATCTGTGAGTTTTTCCCGTCCAGCCAAGATTGCTTGCTTCCACTCTTTTAAAGCTGCAACTCTTCCTTCTATGCCCAATTTTTGCCAACGCACTTGCGCCCTTCGCGCCCGGTTACATTGCTGCGCCAGCAGTTTCGGCGGCGGTGGGATAATTACATAATCATATTTTCCCGTTCGCGGGTTACGGACTTCGATTGGTTTTGTCATGTGTCATCTGTTAAAAGGCAGGAGGCAGGAGGCAGGAGGCAGGGGGCAGGAGGCAGGAGAAATTTCATACTTCAGACTTCATACTTCATACTTTCAAATAATCCCTAGTTGAGATAGGCGTTCTATGGTTTGTTGCTGTGTTTGGATGAAGTGTTGGCGATCGCATTCTTGATTTAGCATAGTGTTTGCTGGATAAAATTGTGACTGGCTGTAGCTTTGGGCGTATAGTTCAAAGCGCTGGCGAGACAGTAAATTATTTAACCCTGGACGACGGCGATCGCGTCTTAAAGCCGTTAAATCTATCTCTGCGAAAGCTGCCATACTTTCCCCTGCACCTGTCTCTGCTAATACGATACCGCGATAGTCAACTATTTTTGAGCCGCCATCAACGGAGGCGATTGGGATGGGGCTATTAGCTAGACCTGCGGTATTCGCAGATACAACGTAAGCCATATTTTCCACAGCGCGAGAAATTTTTGCTGCGTCTTTCGGTGTGAGGTTTTTGTTATA encodes:
- a CDS encoding aldehyde dehydrogenase family protein, which produces MTKPIEVRNPRTGKYDYVIIPPPPKLLAQQCNRARRAQVRWQKLGIEGRVAALKEWKQAILAGREKLTDALVNDTGRLSISVMEIDSFLSSIDRWCGLAPDLLQDSAKNTSIPFIALQQTSTPYPVVGVISPWNFPLLLSTIDSIPALLAGCAVVVKPSEIAPRFIAPLIAAINQVPALRDVFSFVEGAGETGAALIENVDLVCFTGSVATGRKVAEAAAQRFIPAFLELGGKDPAIVLESADLELATSAILWGSVVNTGQSCLSIERIYVAESILEKFYHQLVAKAHRLQLAHPTVESGEIGPIIAERQAGIINEHLADAVEKGAVIHCGGKVEELGGGWWCRPTVLTHVNHTMKVMTEETFGPIMPIMPFTTVEEAVNLANDSIYGLSAAVFAETETEAITVAQQIDAGAISINDAALTAIMHEGEKNAFKFSGLGGSRMGTAALKRFLRKKAFLIKTNSNQDPWWFDHKV